The genomic window AGGTCCACCCCGGAGCGCTCCTTGCCATCGAACGCGTGGGAGGCCGCCTCCGCGCCCTGGAGCTTCGCGGGGGCCTGGGGCGTGCCCGGCCCGGTGGCGCTTGCCGCCAGGCCCGTCAGCGCTCCGGCCTGGGCGCCCTGCTGAATCACCGCGGCGCTCAGCAGCGCCGGAGGGAGGTGCCCTCCCGGGGCGCACAGGGGCGCGAGCAGGTCGCGCAGGGACGGGTGGACGGGCAGCACGGGGCCCTGGGTGAGCGCCGCGGGGAGGAGCACGAAGCGAACCAGCTCCGTGCACGCAAGCCCGGTTCCCGGACCGGCGTGCTCCAGGTTCCAGCGCAGGGCCTCCGGTGAGGCCACGCTGCCCGAGGCGAGGGCCCCCTGGAAAGCCCGGCTGAAGAGGCTGGCACACGGGTTGCGCGGGCCCGGGCACTGGGTGCAGAGGGTCTCCAGCAGCCCACGCAGCCCCGGATAGGGCCCGGCCAGGGGGGCCCGGGCGTCCAGCGCATGGCCCAGCTCACAGGCCCGCCCCGGTGGCTCCGGGCACTGGGCGAGCTGTTTTTGGGCCTCGGCCAGGGGCGGGGCCTCCGCCGGGCTGGCCACGGCGGCCAGCAACGCCCGATCGAGCGTGTTACAGGCAGGTAACGGGCCGGTGGACGGGCCCTGGGGGGGGGAAGGGGCAAGGGGAGCCCCCGCCTGGGGAGTTTTCCCGCCGGAACCGGGGGCCTGGGCCTCTTCTGGCGGCTTTGCGGGGTGGGTGGCGCACCACATGCGCCCGAAGACGATCAGGGCCACCACCATGAGGAGAAGGGTTCGGAGCGGGAAGCGGCGCAAATGCAAACTCCTTGATTCTCACCGGGAGCGGGGGTTATCAGCCGCCCGAGGTTCTAACCGTAACGGAGGCGTGCGTGGCTGAGACGTTTGACGTGGTGATCATCGGTTCCGGCCCCGGCGGCTACGTGGGTGCCATCCGGGCGGCTCAGCTGGGCCTGAAGACGGCCATCATCGAGAAGGACAAGCGCCTGGGGGGCACGTGCCTCCACCGGGGCTGCATCCCGACCAAGTCCCTGCTGTGGACCGCGGAGCTGTTCCACCACATCCACGAGGCGGCCGACTTCGGCATCGACGTGGCCAGCCCGGTCATCAACTGGGCCAACGCCCAGAAGCACAAGGAGAAGGTGGTCACCAAGGGTGCCAACGGCATCGACTACCTGATGAAGAAGAACAAGATCTCCGTGTTCAAGGGCCACGGCCGCATCGCCGGCAAGGGCAAGGTGGAGGTGACGGCGGAGGACGGCTCCAAGCAGACGCTGGACACCAAGAACATCATCATCGCCACAGGCTCGGTGCCCAAGTCCCTGCCCAACGTGCAGGTGGACCACAAGAAGGTCCTCAACAGCGACTCCATCCTGCTCATCGACCGGGTGCCCAAGAGCATCATCGTGCTGGGCGCGGGCGCGGTGGGCTGTGAGTTCGCCTCCGTCTTCAACCACGTGGGCAGCCAGACGGCCATCGTCGAGTACATGCCCAACCTGCTGCCCATCGAGGACATCGACGCCTCGAAGGAGCTGGAGAAGATCTTCAAGAAGCGGAAGATCGACGTGCACACCGGCGCCAAGGTGGAGAAGGTGGAGCACACCGCCACGGGCGTGAAGGTGACGATGACGGTGGGCAGCGAGACCAAGACGCTCGAGGCCGAGCTGCTGCTGTCGGCGGTGGGCCGGGCGCCGGTGACCGAGGATGTGGGCCTGCAGAAGACCGGCATCCAGCCCGAGCGGGGCTACATCAAGGTCGATCAGATGATGCGCACCTCGGAGCCCAACGTGTACGCCATCGGCGACGTCGTCCCCACGGCGATGCTGGCGCACGTGGCGAGCGCCGAGGCGGTGCTGGCGGTGGAGCACATCGCGGGTAAGAACCCCACGCCCATCAATTACGATCTCGTGCCGTCGGCCACCTACTGCTACCCCGAAGTGGCCTCGGTGGGCCTCTCGGAGAAGAAGGCCAAGGAGCGCGGCTACGACGTGAAGACGGCGATCTTCCCGTTCA from Stigmatella erecta includes these protein-coding regions:
- the lpdA gene encoding dihydrolipoyl dehydrogenase, with amino-acid sequence MAETFDVVIIGSGPGGYVGAIRAAQLGLKTAIIEKDKRLGGTCLHRGCIPTKSLLWTAELFHHIHEAADFGIDVASPVINWANAQKHKEKVVTKGANGIDYLMKKNKISVFKGHGRIAGKGKVEVTAEDGSKQTLDTKNIIIATGSVPKSLPNVQVDHKKVLNSDSILLIDRVPKSIIVLGAGAVGCEFASVFNHVGSQTAIVEYMPNLLPIEDIDASKELEKIFKKRKIDVHTGAKVEKVEHTATGVKVTMTVGSETKTLEAELLLSAVGRAPVTEDVGLQKTGIQPERGYIKVDQMMRTSEPNVYAIGDVVPTAMLAHVASAEAVLAVEHIAGKNPTPINYDLVPSATYCYPEVASVGLSEKKAKERGYDVKTAIFPFSAVTKASISNEGHGMVKVVSDKKYDEVLGVHLVGPHATELLAEACVALRLEITTEELAHTMHAHPTLSEILKEGAEATLGHPIHI